AATATCTTCTTCCAGGCCAATACTGAATAGTGGGAGATCAAACGACTATTTCACTCTTTAAAAAGCAAGTTCAAGTTTCAGATGCAATGAGTCTGTTCTTCACGTAACCGGCGTTCGCCGAGAGATGTGATGGAAAAATCAAAGCAGGAGCGAGCGAGAAGTCAATAATAATTAGTCATATTTTCTAAACAAAAGGAAACACCACCATTCAATTTAAGAAGGGACGCCAATCGCGTTGAGCTGTGGAGATGACCTTCCTATTCCTTTTGGTTTGCATCCTGATCGACCGCGTCGCCTGTCAGATCCGCTATTCGGTTCCTGAGGAGCAAGAACATGGAACTTTCGTAGGAAATATCGCCGAGGATTTGAGATTGGATGTGACGAAGCTGGCCGCCCGCAGGTTTCAGACGGTACCGAGCTCCAGGACTCCGCACTTGGAGGTGAACCTAGAGAACGGGGTGCTCTTCGTCAACGAGAAGATCGACCGCGAACAGATCTGTAAGCAGAGCCCCAGCTGTCTGTTGCACCTCGAGGTCTTCCTGAAGAACCCGCTGGAACTTTTCCGCGTGGAGATCGAGATCGTGGATATTAACGACAACCCGCCGAGTTTCCCGGAGGCAGACATTATGGTGGAGATATCTGAGAGCGCCAGTGCTGGCACTCGGCTGCCGCTGGAGAGCGCGTTCGACCCGGACGTGGGTAGCAACTCGCTCCGCACCTACGAGATCACCCCCAATAGTTACTTTTACCTCGATGTGCAGACCCAAGGAGACGGCAACAAGTTCGCCGAGCTGGTGCTGGAGAAAAGCCTAGACCGGGAGCAGCAAGCTCTCCACCGGTATGTGCTGACGGCGGTGGACGGGGGATTACCCCAGCGCACCGGCACCGCACTGTTGAGCATTAAGGTACTAGACTCCAACGATAACGTGCCCGTCTTCGAGCAGTCAGTCTACACGGTGAGCCTGCCCGAGAACTCGCCGGTCGGAACCCTTGTCATTCAGCTCAACGCTACCGACCGCGACGAAGGCAAAAACGGCGAGGTGGTGTACTCGTTCAGCAACCACGTTTCGCCCAGGGTGAAGGAGCTATTCAGTATCGAACCCAGGACAGGTTGGATAGAGGTGAAGGGGGTTATCGACTATGAAGAGAGCAGTCTTTACCAGTTATACGTCCAGGCGAAAGATCTGGGGCCCAACGCGGTGCCGGCTCACTGCAAAGTGCTGGTGAAAGTTACCGACGTGAACGACAATGCGCCGGAGATCAGTTTCAGCACCGTTTCCAACTCGGTGAACGAAAGCGCAACCCTCGGCACCGTGGTGGCATTGCTGAGTGTCGTCGACCGTGACTCGGGCGACAACGGACAGCTCCAGTGCGAGATCCTGGGCCAGGTGCCTTTCAAACTGAAGCCCTCCTTCAAGAATTACTACACAATCGTGACGGACGGGCCGCTGGACCGTGAAACCACCGACTCCTACACAGTTACTATCGTGGCGAAGGACAGGGGCTCGCCCCCTTTAGCCTCCAGCAAGTCCATCAAGGTCCAAGTGGCGGACGAGAACGATAATGCCCCCCGCTTCTCCCAATCTTCCTACGATGTGCATGTTACCGAGAATAACGTTCCTGGGGCTTATATTTACGCAGTGACGGCCGTGGATCCCGATGTTGGGCAGAACGCGTACATATCGTACTCCATATTAGAGTGTGATATACAGGGTATGTCGGTTTTTACTTATGTGTCAATTAACTCAGAGAATGGCTACTTGTACGCCTTGCGCTCTTTCGATTACGAGCAGCTCAAGGAGTTCAGTTTCATAGTTCAGGTCAAAGACGCGGGTAACCCGCCACTAAGCAGCAACGCCACCATCAACATTATCATTGTGGATCAGAACGACAACGCGCCGTCCATCGTATCGCCCGTGTCCCAAAACGGCAGCGCCAAGGAAGTGGTACCTCGCTCCGCTGAGCCGGGCTATCTGGTAGCCAGACTGGTGGCCGTGGACGCAGACAACGACGAGAATGCTCGACTCACCTACTACATCGCTAAGGGCAACGAGCTGGGACTCTTCAGGTTGGATTGGAGGAGTGGAGAGCTCAAGACTGTCCGGAGGTTGTCCATCAACAAGAAGGCCCCTAGCGCAGCTTTCGAGCTCTTGATCGAGGTGAGGGATCACGGGCAACCTCCTCTTTCAGCTACCGCTACCATCCTCGTGATGGTGGTGGACAGTCCCGTGGATCGCCAGGGTGAACGGGGCAACCGAGCTGGCAATCCGAAGGAAAACTCGCTGGATTTGACCCTGATCTTGATTATCGCCCTGGGTTCGGTCTCCTTCGTTTTTCTGCTGGCCATGATCGTGTTGGCAATCAGGTGCCAGAAAGATAAGAAGGTGAACATCTACAGCTGTTTGGCCAGCGAGTGTTGCGCCTGCTGCAGGCAggcaagaaacaggaagaaaaagCTCAGCAAATCTGACATCATGCTGGTCCAGACCACCAACACCAACGCAGCACAGGTGTCGGTGGAGGAAGGGGGCTTTGGACACCACAGTCAAAATTACTGTTACCAAGTATGCCTGACTCCCGAATCGGCCAAAACGGACCTCATGTTCTTGAAACCATGTAGCCCAGTAAGGAGTACGGATGCTGAACATAACCCCTGCGGGGCCATCATAACGGGGTACACCGACCAGCAGCCCGACATCATTTCCAATGGGAGTTTGTTATCAAATGAGGTAAGAGCTACACCGTAAAGTATTCGCACTGATTCTGGCCATCTCGCGCATCCCTTCCTACTTTTCCCACGTACTCTTAACATCCAGCCCTGCCAACTTGCTACTCTCAGCTGAAAGAGGTTCGAAGTTATTTTTGGACATGCTACTGTCTTTAGAGCAAGGACGGGCGTCATAATGTGAAATAACGTAATAAATGCAGCCAAATGGTACCAATTATCCGCTGTATTTTTGATTAGGTCATCAGTAGTTTTCGGCACAGGAGAGTGAAATGCCGTGACTGGTCTTAAAcgtgaaaataaatatttaacccTTTGTTACATTgagcagatgataataaatgcaACAGGATGATATTCTAGCTGTTTTGTTTAGCAATTTGAGTACCTAAACAGCTTATACATATCACTGCCCATTCTTAAGGCCGGTTATCAAGTCCATAAGACACGCATTGTGCAAATAAAATCATAACCCAATTCCCCGAACATTCAGAAAAAAAGAGTCCAAAATATAGTTCTAATgtttagcttttttttaaagcctCACCTTATGACTTGAATGGTGTTCAGTCTTGACCCTTCGCCAATTGGAGTATAGAACTATTTTCAGCTCTGAAACTGTATAGTCATAACCAGATCCAATGTCATGCTGGCAATGGTAATTACAATTCTGAATCGCGGTGACACCTtcaattcaaactctggtccgatTCCTTTTTAATGTTGAATCAGAATTGGACAGTTGTTTGCATGTTTGTTAAAGATGATTGATTTGACGTTTCACGCCCTTCCAGACAAAACACCAGCGGACTGAACTCAGTTTTCTTGTGGACCGACCCCGCCGAGTTAACAGGTAAGAAAATGCACCAACCAAAGCGCTCACCAGATTTCACTAATGCCTGGAtagtaatatttttattaatgttttGGTTAAGTGCTGATGTTGGccttctttttctttccagttcTGCTTTCCAGGAAGCGGACATCGTGAGCTCGAAAGACAGTGGTCACGGTGACAGCGAACAAGGAGACAGTGACCACGACGCTACTAACCGAGCTCACAATTCTGGTAAGTGATTTTCCAATTCATTCGCCGTCCTTACCACCATTGAAAGAGCGGGAGAACGTGAGGGTATTTGCATACCTAATAGAAAACGTATATGGACACTCTCGGTTTACAGCAAGGATCGAATTAAGAACACTGCAGTTAACTTGTGGACTCAATTTTCACCTCGTGGTGTTGTTCCTGCAAATTATGGTTGAGTCATGGACTTTGAGTGAATTGTGTAATGTAATATTGAGCTCGATGGAACAAGGGGCGTGACGTTATTTAGGGCTCATCGCGTTGCGTTGAATCTTGTTTCTTGTAATCTATCATATGTGCAAGCTGCCCTTGAAGAAAGTTTAATCCCCCCTCTCCTTCCGGGTCCTGGGTTTCATTCAACCCAAGCACTTCTGTTTATTATGGAAGACACGTTTGGTACTCGCAGTCGCTCAATCACTTCTTTATTTGTCCAGTTGGTAATGAATATGCGATCTTAAACGAGTCCTCGAGCACTAGGACTAGCTTTATAGGACGCGTTGGAATTTGGTCAAAAAAATGATGATAGCAGTGTCGAGAAATGCATAAGTACACAAAGCATTTGTTAAATGTTCCAACCCAATTGTTGTTGAGAGGATTTAGCTAGTTCTCAAAACTCTGACTGAAAATCTGGCAAACTGTGCATTGAATGGCATTAATCGCTTAATGTGGTTGTGCTTTGTGTTGAACATCattttgttcctttttcaaaatggAGGGTTATTAAATACTTCGACACCACAGAAGATGGCAGTAATGCAAAGCTTTACAGTCTCTAAGCTCGTTGCAGTAAGGAAATAACAATTTTAAGCTTAGCATAACTCTCAACTACACCAAATATCATATTGACAATTCGGAATACCGGTAAAACCAGTAGCAAGACAAAATGAAGTATAATATAATTTAAGATGGTGAATGAATCATATGCCACAATGTCCATCAGCAATCAGAATTTAAGAATCGGCACACTTTGAAATGTTGTAAGTGGCTCTAGTTTGGTTGACAACGATTAGCATTGGCCGTAACCAGCTAAACGGACGAGAAAATTGTGGTATTTCAAACGAGACAGTTTAGAATCATGTTCATTTATCTCTCAATAGTTTTTAGTCTGTTTCAATGTCTTAAGTGTGTAATATTTTTAACGCAATGTTGAAGAAAGCGAGCAGATTTACACCATTCCCTTCAGATGGACAGATGACCTAAATGGTACCGGGAGTGTGTTGGACTCAAATATTCGGTATTGTTTAGTTAGCGTCCTTGCAAGATTGGAATCTCCTCTTGCGACAAATGCGAACATAGTTCTCAGTACTTTTGGAAAATAAAGTACCCTTTTTACACAAAACGTTtccaaattatataaatcaatatattttgGGGAAATGTCTATATTTTTGTTCGTAAATTTGCGATTATCTGTTGGAAACTTTTGACACTTCCAGTTCGGTTTTATTTTCAGTCTTTATTCCTAAATTATATCGATTAGCACTGTTTGTTTTCTTAAGAATttacagaagaagaaaaaaaaaatgaatacggAATCTCGAATTATATTAAGTGATCCAATATTAGAGCGAAAACCCATCCACAAAAATGCAAAGCCTTTTATTTGGAGGAGATGTGTGCAAAGGACCACCgagcaaatatatatatatatatttttaaaaaataggcgAATTAACCGATAGATTTGCTAACGATGTGAGCTTTATTGAGGTAAAAACTGAAAACGCCGCAAATTCTCGCATTTCCAACAAGTACTAtttgtttcatttcagatttccagcatttgcattttGACAGTTTTACTGAGGTTGTAAATAAGTTTTTTTGAGGGGCAGATGACAGAGTTCAGGAACCTTGAAGAACATAAAGCTGCGGGTGGCTGAAGACACTAGACAAGACAACCAATGGGTATTAATTTCGGAAAGTAGGCCAAAAGCAACATGTTTAAAGTTACAGAAGATTCGGAATCTAGATAATCCTTCATTTATAATGCAACTAGcgttgtgaaattaaaatgggaaGTTTTATTTACAGTCAAATTCTAGGTCACTATTTCTGCAGTATTTAGATACCCAGTCATAGAATTCCTCAAAGATTTATATTGTCAAATAGGAAAAGACTAATAATAATTTCTTGGATTATTGCCATGCCAGTCAGTTCCAGAAActctgggtggaaaaaaaaagaaaatgctatTCCTCATTCCTAACATCCTTTCACTTGTGTGCAAAACTATTGCAAATCCATGTCTGATTTAATGTCTGATAAGGACTTAAAGTCTTCTTGTTTAGCAAAATCTGCGTTTTGATTTGAGGAGAAGGCCTAGAAGTTTGATGAGGCAAGGATGTAGATGTTGTTCATTAACTTTAACAAAGCCTTTCAAAAAGGCCTGTATGGTATGATGGTCAAGCTTAGAACACATGGGTTCAAATGTTAACTGGCCAATTAGATACAAAATTAGCTGTGTGGCAGGAGACAAAATGATAGTGTAGGCTTGTTTTAGGTCCACTGTTGTTTATCACTTATACTAACAATTTGGGTGAAAATATAATTGACATATTTAGTGTGCTTGCAGATAACTTCCAAACTGTTATATTGTGGGCAGTGAGAAGGTTATGTAAGATTAAAACAATACATAGATTAActgggaatggcagatggaatttaaattggAAAGAGCTAGGCTTAGCATTTTGGGAAATTAAACTGCGCgtcttgcacagtaaatggcaggaccctGTAGAGAACAAGAAACTAAGGGGTAGAATGCTATTGTTTTCATGCAATATTGCAACAGAGATTGACAGGATTGTGAAGAAGTCAATATGCCATGCCTGCCTTCATTGGTTAGGATATTGAGCACAGAAATTGGGATATCATGTATGAAACATTGTGAAGGCCACATTTATTGCATTTCTGATCACATAACAATAAAAAAAGATGTCATTATGCTGTAAAGGATGAATAAAATTATGACAAGAAAGGGCTGCATGACCTGCTTTATGTGGTGTAATGCTCTATAGTTGTAATGTTATTTGGATTGGAAGACTTGAGTTTTAAGATTGGCTAGGCTGAGGCACTTTTTCTCTTAGTAGGCTAAAGGATGACTTGTAGATGTGTATAAAACAACAAGGAACATAAATAATGTAGATGGTTACAACCTTTTTCCCAATGTAGAGGGTATAGATTCaagtgagagggaaagatttaaatgggaCAATTTTCACAGTAGTTGATTAGTATGTAGAAAGTGATTCCAGTGGAAATGATAGTTGGCAAAATTACAATATTCaacatacatttaaaaatgtacatggataggaaagttcTGAAGGTATATAGGtcaaacacaagcaaatgggaACAGCTCAAGTTGGAACTGGGCCAGAATGGAAGTATATCTCGGTGGCTTTAATCAATAGGACTCTGGAATGAGTAAAATCATGGTTGATGGTTTTAAACTAATGACCCACAGATCAAGAACAAAATGTGTGAAAAGAGGGATAAAATTTGAGTAAGCCTTCCACTTGCATATCAGTTTTATAAAAAAGTTACTTTTTGGAACTGGCAGAACAAATCAGATCATTCACAAGACTGAGCACATGCTTAATCTTCTGAGTGGAAAGGGGAAAATGAAGGTGCAAGAAAACCTTTAAGTTATCAATGTCAATTATATCATAAATATCTTTGCTACATATTCTTGTCAGTAAAGAACACTTACAAATAGTATagtgtaaatcttctctggatttGTATTCTATATCACAATTCAAGAAGTGGCATTGTAGGAATTACTCAATACAATGTATGTTGGTGTCGCtgctgtgcaattgctcagcaaaaggaggtgtaaagtGCTTCTTCCGTCTGATAGCCCACAGGTCACCCTTGGCCAAGGTGTAGTAACTGTTTAGCTTTccaatcagggtcatgtgaagccatgaattgcagatggtggattggTTTTTTTTCagagcagattctacaaattggaatttatgggtgTAAAACTAAaattgctgggcagatgaatctgctgatcagtaTGGTCatggcaactgaagaaggcaacaagAAACTACtaaagtatttttcccttgtataatcataaaGTCAGCATTGACtccagtctcagctcaaagaaggAGCCTTCACTGAtgaagaacaggggaggcaacatctATAATTCGGAGGGTCAGGGATTGTGACAGATGGAGAAAAATGATCGGCCACGCTGAATGGCAAGGCATCTGAATGAGGGATCCAATGAATATATGAAACATCACAACTCACATTCATGTTTCTAATGTGTACCACTTAAGAGGCAATCAAGCAATTGAATAGCTAAATGTAGAATATTTGAAGTGAAATTGAGAAATGGGATGGAATTTGTGCCATTTTATCCTTAGAATCGTCTGAGTTTTGCATATTACCTTAATGCAAGGGTGACTGACAGAAGTCACATTTAAGTACAATGGAAGAGAAAGATTGAGGAATTCTAGATACTTGGAAGAAAGGTTAGGTGAATTCTAGCTTTCTAGTCGCAAGGTTCATCTTtgcttttatccccccccccaacacatccAAAAGCTACACAGGGTCTCAACGCTGGTTTCTTTTAAGACGATTAAATTGTAAAGGGCCAATGCAAATTATTACTATATATACGGTATCTAGCTCAGGATATAAATTTCATGTTAACTCTGAAATGGAGATAAAAATCAACCGGCGGCATTTTATTTGGGTCGGTGGTGCAACAACCGTTTTCAAATGATGCACTAAACTAGATTAAACAGTCCGGAACTGACAAGTTTCGACTTGGTCATCAATTTATGGGAATATTCCAGTCTAGTTGAATATAAAACAAATGATGGAAAAAAGGAAACCATTCACACAGACAAAACCTACTGGATAACAgtcggggtggtggtggtgggggggaatatGAATAGTTTGCGGAACTAGGCAACTGAACAAAATGCACTTCTTTCTAAACTATTCCGAGGCAGACTGAAGGCGAGGAGGCACTGGTGGGCAGACTCCAAAGtccaccctgccccccccccccccactccctttccGCACAGAAAATTGTTTATTTAGTTTAGAAGTCAGCAGGCATATGTCAGTTTTACACATTGCGGTGAAGTGGCCAGGGTTGCTAAACTGACGAGCAAATTGCTTTTGTAGGGTAAACAGAAGTCAACTTGGAACAGTTTTTTTTGGTAAATGTCATCATGCTTGAGCGATTACATTTTAAATACCAGCCCGGCGTCGATTTGATCTACACCATTTGACTGGTTCTGAAATAATATATAAAATCCTAATGATTGGAGGTCCCGCCACAGCGGGCATTTCCCGTTAAAGGATTCGCGGCTGACGATCCGGTTTCCAGTTCACGTCCGCTGCCCGCAACAGCCCACTGATCAGTCATTTGTTTTTCCTACTTCTGCACAGCAATTGCTGATTGGGGTTgtcgggggggagtggggggctaTGATCGAAGCGTTGAGCTTCTTCAATTTaaacatagagagagagagagaaaagtcatTTCGAGGCGTTAGGAATCCACGATAACAGGCATCGCTTCCCCTCTTCATCGCGTTCGTTGAACTGCCTCTCACTTGTAGCTTCCCGAGTTGATGGACGGGCGCAGCGCCGGTAAGATGAAAGGCGTCGGGCCTCATGCTGTTGCGGGCTGGTTTGACACAAAAGGCTGCATTGCTACATACTGTAGCATTTCTCTTGTTGCACTGACGGTTCCCCATATCCGAACATATTGGGTTCCCCTCCCACTCCCACCTGCATTGGTGCCAGGCCATTTGGCCAAAGTTTGGTATGCTGTTTTCCTATACATTGGAAGTTTCATGACCTTTCGTGTCTCGTTGTTTTCTGCTGACATGAAGTGGAACGGCATGTCTCACGGATACTCCTTTAAAATTCAAACCTGGCCAGCGAACCAGCGCGGGATTGATCCATGCGTGACGAACAAAAGTGAAAAGGACGATTGCTCTctttgcttatttttcttctttcgaATGAATGACGCTCCACAGATATTGGCAAGCCCTTGTctctggattgacctccaatactCAACCTGGTCAGTCACCTAAACGTCAGAAAATGGGGACATCCAAACTGTTCATAGAATGTCATCATTTGGCCCAGAAATAACCCCCcatcaaaaaaaaagattgactATCTTTAAGATAAAGCAGAGTACACAATTAGCATTCTATTCACCATCCTAaacaaaacaaacaaacaaaaaaataccACCAGGACTTTAATGTGTACCATCTTCAAAATTAAATTTGCCCAAGTTACTTTCTTAGCATCTCCTAAACCAGAACTTCTACCAGTTGGTTCATAGCAAAATCACCTCCACACCTAGTAATTAACTGCTGTTAATTCCTTCTTCATTGCTGGACCTGGATCCAAAGTATTCATATTCAACAGTATTGAGAGTGTACTAGAAGCCAACGATTGCATCAGATTAAAAGAGGGCTTACTGCCATCCTTTCAATGTCTATTTGGGTGGTCAAGAAATATTAGGCATGCCAGAGTCACCCACATCCTGAAAAATGAACTGAACAAATGCCACTGTCAATCGTGTTCTATATGTACAACCTATTGGATTCCAATTCTATGTAAGGTAACACTTATATATTTATATAGACAATCATCTGCCAATAGAGCACGCCATAGCAAACGTCAATAGTATTAGCCTCTGTATCAAACAGAACTGAAACCCTGTGACAGCCTCAAATATTGCTGTTTCTAATTTTAGGAAATGCCCACCTTCATATGATCCTACTGTTTCCCTCAATTCTTCACCTACTTCTGCACATAAAAAAATCTCTCTAACTTTTTTTCTTACCCGACATCCTAATCACTTTTGCCTCTACTTGTCTTTCTACCTCCCATGCCTTCTGTCCTGTACCACATCATGTCCATGCCCGTCCCTTGCTTCCTTCCTCCTTTATTTTGGTACTACCTGACTTGCGACTGATGTGACTTTAATCCATCTGCACATacaaccaatttaaaaaaatatattaattttacacagattatgttgtaggctgggcacagccatcttgatttctATGCGCATGAgtgagtctttggttggcgcatgcacaaTGAGTTCAcgaattggagtttggttggtgcactTGCGAGAGTTACAGGCACTCATTCAATATCATTAGGGCATTTAATGCACCACGCATGCATCAACCAAAGACTCGCGCATGTGCACATGAAACAAGATGGCTGATCCTAGGATTCCGGGATGCTGTCTAACAAGGTAGGCATGgatcagaatgtggaaagattcaccaatgttgattgacaaattcaggaagctttaagttgttatcatcaaatctagaatgaaaaaaaaatggattaaagtttgctttaagacttcggtactccatgCGCACagacaaaattctgacttgcatccatttcgaGGTACGACCGATCCATTTGAATTACAATTGGAAGTTGGGGAGTACTTGCATAtataatttaatctttttttttaaatctagtcttgataaagggtttaaACCCAAAATATTAACTGACAGTTTCTCCCCATATATGCTGTCAAATCTGTTGAGTTCATTCCTTaagattccagcctctgcagtttttgtgtttctccttACAGATCTATTAGCTACATCCTCTTTTATAATCAGAGctcaaatatgttttttttctaataaTAATTCTAATAGCCAATGACAGCAATTTTCAGGGGCAATCCAAAGAGAATGCAGTTGCTGGAAAACTAGAGCAACACATAAATTGCTGGattaactcagcaggttaagtagTATCAATGGAAGTTGATCAAAAAGTTTGACCCGTAACCCTTTATCAATAATTACCAGCTTGTTGTTTTGAGTTGGTTAGCCAGTCAGattgtaatttctcttttaaatgcTTTATATAGTAATGTGTATCAATATATAGTCATATAATGGACAAATATCTTAAATGAAACCAAACGATCCTGTGATAATACTCATAAAACCAACGGGCTGGTGAGCTCTGAATACTAACATGAAATGATTTATTTTTCCATAAATTCTTTTGTTTCTATCTACATCTCAAACACTCCATGTtgagtgattctcagcctttatttgtatttattttgaatCACCTGTCACAGAGAGCAGTTTGCTGTCCTACAAGACAGTTGCATTGTGCCGGATCAATTCTTGTCTTCAATTTGATGACAGGTGTAAAAAGCATATAATATCAGATTACAATGTGAAGATGTAATGGAACAGTAATTTTGATAAATAGTTCTCATgaaaatattcaacaataaatcAGTTTTAAGGACATTACTACAAAATCCTAGTCTGTGACTTGGGCTTCTGGATTAGatattgaaaaataattattgCTAACAAATTTGCAGTATAAAGTAATACAGTTTGAAGGAGACAACTATATTTCTCCATTAAAGTTGCAATAGTTATAATTTGAAGAGGGTtcttaatttcaatttcaatttaagAGTTTTGTGGCAATTTTAAAACATCGACTCTTTATTAGTGGGCTGCAGATTTGTCGGCTTTTTCATTAAAAAGACTGTCCCTTATTTCTTTGGTTGATTACACATCCttaaccacaaacaaaattccacAATATTAATAGCTCAGGGGGAGCTGATAGCAATGGAGACAAAGAGCAGAGCAAACTTTCTGTTTTTAACCCTGAAGGTTTCTTTGCTTTGCTTtattcttcctttcttttttccttctatttttttaattgcaaagGAGACACCAAGTGATACTATACATGTTAGATTTTTttgacaaaatacattttaagTGCAAGTAAGTTTTATCCTTGTGGCAGTGTCGGATCTTATTTACTTGCTGAGGCATATTATGACACAATTGCGTATTTATTATTTCTAAAGTGATAAAAATTCTATTGGTCCATTTAATGTAGCTAAATAAATGTTCTAATCAGCAGGTGATACTTGGTGGGCTAATGATgccatttttgatgttctttgaacTTGCTTTGATAACTGTGCTGACtgctataaataaatatttttaagggTATGAATGTGCATTAATAAATAAGAAAGTAAATTGAAAATGGTCAAAACTAATGATGACATTTGAACATAATACTGTTAATATTGTCATTATTGCTGACAATACCGTGAGAGAATTGGGTTGTATAAAgcaaggggatgagtcaacatacaggagggagattgaaaacttggctgaaagatgcaccaacaacaaccttgcactcaatgtcaccgaaACAAAGGAACTGACTGTTGAatttaggaagggaaaaacagaggtatacaatccagtgataattggaggatcagtggtggagagagtgagccaatttaagttcttgggagtcactctctcggAGGAATTTTCCTGGACCAAACCCACTAATGGCATCGTCAGCAGCTCTACTGCCTCCGGAGTTTGCGGagtatgacactagaaaccctggaaaatttctacagatgtgtgggtggaaagtgtgctgaccagatgaATCACAGCCTTGTAGAGGGGCACCAACACCACAGAATGTAAAGTcatccaaaaggtaatggacacagcccaggagatctcaggcaaaaccctccccatttttgagaacacctactgggaacactgccatcggagaacagTAGCATCATCAAGtattcacatcacccagcacacattctgttctcactgctgccatcaggaaagaggtataggtgc
This genomic window from Narcine bancroftii isolate sNarBan1 chromosome 3, sNarBan1.hap1, whole genome shotgun sequence contains:
- the LOC138757689 gene encoding protocadherin-10-like isoform X1 yields the protein MTFLFLLVCILIDRVACQIRYSVPEEQEHGTFVGNIAEDLRLDVTKLAARRFQTVPSSRTPHLEVNLENGVLFVNEKIDREQICKQSPSCLLHLEVFLKNPLELFRVEIEIVDINDNPPSFPEADIMVEISESASAGTRLPLESAFDPDVGSNSLRTYEITPNSYFYLDVQTQGDGNKFAELVLEKSLDREQQALHRYVLTAVDGGLPQRTGTALLSIKVLDSNDNVPVFEQSVYTVSLPENSPVGTLVIQLNATDRDEGKNGEVVYSFSNHVSPRVKELFSIEPRTGWIEVKGVIDYEESSLYQLYVQAKDLGPNAVPAHCKVLVKVTDVNDNAPEISFSTVSNSVNESATLGTVVALLSVVDRDSGDNGQLQCEILGQVPFKLKPSFKNYYTIVTDGPLDRETTDSYTVTIVAKDRGSPPLASSKSIKVQVADENDNAPRFSQSSYDVHVTENNVPGAYIYAVTAVDPDVGQNAYISYSILECDIQGMSVFTYVSINSENGYLYALRSFDYEQLKEFSFIVQVKDAGNPPLSSNATINIIIVDQNDNAPSIVSPVSQNGSAKEVVPRSAEPGYLVARLVAVDADNDENARLTYYIAKGNELGLFRLDWRSGELKTVRRLSINKKAPSAAFELLIEVRDHGQPPLSATATILVMVVDSPVDRQGERGNRAGNPKENSLDLTLILIIALGSVSFVFLLAMIVLAIRCQKDKKVNIYSCLASECCACCRQARNRKKKLSKSDIMLVQTTNTNAAQVSVEEGGFGHHSQNYCYQVCLTPESAKTDLMFLKPCSPVRSTDAEHNPCGAIITGYTDQQPDIISNGSLLSNETKHQRTELSFLVDRPRRVNSSAFQEADIVSSKDSGHGDSEQGDSDHDATNRAHNSGADLFSNCTEECKALGHSDRCWMPSFVPTDSRQGPDYRSNLHVPGMDSVPDTEVYEAPEQPGEKSFSTFGKEKSHPSNSEKKEYDALLPNTRAPYKPPYLNTINEQHQVSWLSVLKK
- the LOC138757689 gene encoding protocadherin-10-like isoform X2, yielding MTFLFLLVCILIDRVACQIRYSVPEEQEHGTFVGNIAEDLRLDVTKLAARRFQTVPSSRTPHLEVNLENGVLFVNEKIDREQICKQSPSCLLHLEVFLKNPLELFRVEIEIVDINDNPPSFPEADIMVEISESASAGTRLPLESAFDPDVGSNSLRTYEITPNSYFYLDVQTQGDGNKFAELVLEKSLDREQQALHRYVLTAVDGGLPQRTGTALLSIKVLDSNDNVPVFEQSVYTVSLPENSPVGTLVIQLNATDRDEGKNGEVVYSFSNHVSPRVKELFSIEPRTGWIEVKGVIDYEESSLYQLYVQAKDLGPNAVPAHCKVLVKVTDVNDNAPEISFSTVSNSVNESATLGTVVALLSVVDRDSGDNGQLQCEILGQVPFKLKPSFKNYYTIVTDGPLDRETTDSYTVTIVAKDRGSPPLASSKSIKVQVADENDNAPRFSQSSYDVHVTENNVPGAYIYAVTAVDPDVGQNAYISYSILECDIQGMSVFTYVSINSENGYLYALRSFDYEQLKEFSFIVQVKDAGNPPLSSNATINIIIVDQNDNAPSIVSPVSQNGSAKEVVPRSAEPGYLVARLVAVDADNDENARLTYYIAKGNELGLFRLDWRSGELKTVRRLSINKKAPSAAFELLIEVRDHGQPPLSATATILVMVVDSPVDRQGERGNRAGNPKENSLDLTLILIIALGSVSFVFLLAMIVLAIRCQKDKKVNIYSCLASECCACCRQARNRKKKLSKSDIMLVQTTNTNAAQVSVEEGGFGHHSQNYCYQVCLTPESAKTDLMFLKPCSPVRSTDAEHNPCGAIITGYTDQQPDIISNGSLLSNETKHQRTELSFLVDRPRRVNSSAFQEADIVSSKDSGHGDSEQGDSDHDATNRAHNSGADLFSNCTEECKALGHSDRCWMPSFVPTDSRQGPDYRSNLHVPGMDSVPDTEVYEAPEQPGEKSFSTFGKEKSHPSNSEKKEYDALLPNTRAPYKPPYLTRKRIC